In Apus apus isolate bApuApu2 chromosome 5, bApuApu2.pri.cur, whole genome shotgun sequence, the following are encoded in one genomic region:
- the SLC35C1 gene encoding GDP-fucose transporter 1: MTGAQLKRTRILRMALGGGSADPLLLPAGSEGARRAPFLLRALRIAVVVCLYWFTSIAMVFLNKYLLDSPSLRLDAPIFVTFFQCALTASLCMGLSLGAACGPLCSGLPALRLDPKVSRSVLPLSAVFIGMVTSNNLCLKHVGVAFYNVGRSLTTVFNVLLSYLLLKQTTSLYALLACGVIIGGFWLGVDQEGAEGTLSWTGIFFGILASLCVSLNAIYTKKVLPVVDGSIWRLTFYNNVNACVLFFPLMLLLGEFRTLYHFDKLGSPSFWGMMTLGGVFGFAIGYVTGLQIKFTSPLTHNVSGTAKACAQTVLAVIYFEETKSLLWWTSNLMVLGGSFAYTWVKGLEMRKVQEDPNVKNSERNETGV; this comes from the exons ATGACCGGGGCGCAGCTAAAGCGGACGAGGATCCTGCGGATGGCGCTGGGCGGAGGCTCCGCCgacccgctgctgctgccggcgGGGAGCGAGGGGGCCCGGCGGGCGCCCTTCCTGCTGCGGGCCCTGCGCATCGCCGTGGTGGTCTGCCTCTACTGGTTCACCTCCATCGCCATGGTCTTCCTCAACAAGTACCTGCTGGACAGCCCCTCGCTGCGCCTCGACGCCCCCATCTTCGTCACCTTCTTCCAGTGCGCCCTGACGGCTTCTCTCTGCATGGGCCTCAGCCTGGGGGCCGCCTGCGGGCCCCTCTGCTCCGGCCTGCCCGCCCTCCGCCTCGACCCCAAGGTGTCCCGCAGCGTCCTGCCCCTCTCTGCGGTCTTCATCGGCATGGTCACTTCCAACAACCTCTGCCTCAAGCACGTCGGCGTGGCCTTCTACAACGTGGGGCGCTCCCTCACCACTGTCTTCAACGTGCTGCTCTCCTACCTGCTCCTCAAGCAGACCACCTCCCTCTATGCTCTCCTGGCCTGCGGAGTCATCATAG GTGGCTTCTGGCTGGGTGTTGaccaggaaggagcagaaggcaCACTGTCGTGGACAGGTATATTCTTTGGGATCTTAGCAAGCCTGTGTGTCTCGCTCAATGCCATCTACACAAAGAAGGTGCTGCCTGTGGTGGATGGTAGCATCTGGCGCCTGACCTTCTACAACAACGTCAATGCTTGTGTCCTGTTCTTCCCCctcatgctgctgctgggcgAGTTCCGCACCCTCTACCACTTCGACAAGCTGGGGAGCCCCAGTTTTTGGGGCATGATGACCCTGGGGGGAGTGTTTGGCTTTGCCATTGGGTATGTGACTGGACTTCAGATTAAGTTCACTAGCCCGCTTACCCACAATGTGTCTGGGACTGCCAAGGCCTGTGCCCAAACAGTGCTGGCTGTTATCTACTTTGAGGAAACAAAGAGCCTCTTGTGGTGGACAAGTAACTTGATGGTTCTGGGAGGCTCCTTTGCCTACACGTGGGTGAAAGGGCTGGAGATGAGAAAGGTGCAAGAGGATCCTAATGTCAAAAATAGTGAAAGAAATGAGACTGGTGtgtga